The sequence AATTTTTCCGGCCAAAGGGCTTTTTGGATTGTTGATAAGAGTTCCGTCGTCTTCTTCCCGTGTCAAACTAACTTTATTTAGTAGGTCCAAATAAGCAGGGATAACGTTTCCAAGTGTCTCGTAATCGGCCTGTAGATCATCAGTAGCCTCTTGAAAAGGCTCTAAAATCAGGACTAACTCTTTCAGAATAGCAATCATCCTGCTCGTCAGACGATTCGATTTGTCTTTTGTTGCATTTAACTTAGTCTGAATCAAGGGGTCGATTTCTAACATCCGTAGCACCCCCTTAATTGAGTAAAATTGTGAATTCCATCGTGTGACATTCTTGGCTGGAAGATGTAATTTTGTTGCATTATAAACCATTTCGGTGTCATTCACACTCCTGCGCACCGCACTGATGATACTAAAAGCTTTATCCATGGCATCGACTACAGCTTTCTAAAAGAATTTCTGAATTAgcatataattttattatcAATGTAACAAATAGTATCCTTACGTTGATTGCCTTGAGCCCATCCTTGATTACAAGCTGTAATAAATGTGCAATACAATGCGCGCGAAGATGTGTTGATAGGAGAATAAGAGAATGCATAAAGTCATTGTTGCTTCTTCCAAAGTCAAAGAAACTATCTTGCAACGACTTTTCAACCTCCGTCATTTCTACTTGTTCCTCTTCATTCATCTGATCGAAAACCTCGTCCATTTCTTGACATGATAACTGAATATCATCAATTCTACCCCACAAAGAACTATCGTCGTCAAGCTCAATTTCGATTTCCACCAAACGTTCGCTATCTGCGATATTGATTGAGGGATTGGGATCAGGCTCGGAGCGCTCGACTTGTTCAACCGATGACTGAGTGAGAGTTTCAGACTGATTGGTTGGGAATTTTATATTAAACGCGCGTATCATGTTACTTCCTCCGTCTGTGATGACTCGAACGATCTAACAAGAAAAATCTGTAGTAATTATCCTTGGTCTTGGAGAAAATAGTCTTAAATTATATAGATTTACCTTTGAAATTGGAATATCCCACTCCTGTATGACACCTTCATATTCATTAAGAATTGCTTCACCAGTATGTTTCCCTTTGACTTGTCTAATTGATAAGAAGCACTTGAACGGCTCATATGTTTTCAATACTCCAGAACAAGTAAAGCCAATGTAACCGACCATACTCTTACATGACCAAATATCTAGTATTATAGATAAAGCCGTGCAGGATGACAGTTTCTTCTTGATGTATTCTTTAATTTATTCATATCTTTGTGGTATGAGTGAGTTTCTCATTACATAAACCGAGGGCAAATGGTAACCAGGAACTGCCaattaaaaaaagtaacaCATGTTAAATGTGATAACAACAAACTGAGGTTAGATTAAAACTATGAATATGTTACCTCAATCCATTCACGAACAGTTTTGTTTGCTAAGATGTTAAGAGAAAGATTCCCTTCGCTTACAACTCGAGTGAGCCCTACGTCTAACTggttttttcttgaattatGCATCGTAGTTTGAACAGTGAAAGGCTTAATTGAACCTTGATTTCGAACTGTTCCTGGTGCTGTAAACTTTTGCCATTCTTCGCAGTGAACTCTTGAACAATGAGTTGAAAAGTTGG comes from Daphnia magna isolate NIES unplaced genomic scaffold, ASM2063170v1.1 Dm_contigs206, whole genome shotgun sequence and encodes:
- the LOC123467623 gene encoding zinc finger BED domain-containing protein 4-like; the protein is MVGYIGFTCSGVLKTYEPFKCFLSIRQVKGKHTGEAILNEYEGVIQEWDIPISKIVRVITDGGSNMIRAFNIKFPTNQSETLTQSSVEQVERSEPDPNPSINIADSERLVEIEIELDDDSSLWGRIDDIQLSCQEMDEVFDQMNEEEQVEMTEVEKSLQDSFFDFGRSNNDFMHSLILLSTHLRAHCIAHLLQLVIKDGLKAINKAVVDAMDKAFSIISAVRRSVNDTEMVYNATKLHLPAKNVTRWNSQFYSIKGVLRMLEIDPLIQTKLNATKDKSNRLTSRMIAILKELVLILEPFQEATDDLQADYETLGNVIPAYLDLLNKVSLTREEDDGTLINNPKSPLAGKINHCADLAEALKKSLESRMSFVLQDTFYVLDPRFKKCWISTTSMSEYALLDSVRFELTSRYSNLKDGENASRTLNQGNEDEGATNKESGPTPSKKKRNLYSTINATERPPSAGSSQILEEFEVYLNEKTLPMEQEDNSGVVTPTRSPKFWSQNAHRFPYLSCVARDIYGCPASSASIERVFSTASDILTAKRMRTKAGLFEKLLFLKHNSKLINNPVAC